In Anoplopoma fimbria isolate UVic2021 breed Golden Eagle Sablefish chromosome 7, Afim_UVic_2022, whole genome shotgun sequence, the DNA window tctttttctctctccacaatGACGGCTAAAACTTTGGAGAAAGTGCCGGTGAATCTCGGGGGGTTCGTGCATCCCGACAGCGTGTACTCGGTGGATGACATCGGCTCCAGCTTGGCGACCTCCGTGGCTATCTTCCCCAACAGCGACTTAGGAGCTCATTACGACCAAATCAATGTGGCAGGTAAGATGACAACTTGTGTGGAGTATATTGATAACAATTTGCCAACTGTCTAGTATGAAAAGTTGTCTAGGTGCTAAATGTTGCAGCAGTTACGAgtgtaaattatttttacaaaactgcttcagaaaaagattaaaatgtcatagtaaaaaagTTCGCTAACACgtaaagtatataaagtataactGCATGATGGAACCAGAGTCCGTGCGTAATGGACACGAAGCCTACCGGCTTGTCCTCACTCAAAGCCCACTTTCCTCTCTAGTGAGCGCTTCTTAGTGAATCCGGTTTGTGTTGCCCCCCTAACGAgccgttttgttttttcatccgCAGATGGCTTGATGGGAGCAGACATGAGCGTGGAGAAGCGCTCTCTGGAGCTCTCCCCCTACAGCGGCTTCTCTCAGCCCGCATCCCACCGCAACCAGACCTTCACCTACATGGGCAAGTTCTCCATCGACTCCCAGTATCCAAGTAACTGGAACCCCGAGGGGGTGATCAACATCGTCTCCGGCATCTTCAACGTGGCCCaaccgcctcctcctcctcctccctcctcttcggCGTCCTCCTCCCCGGCTTCCTCGGGATCTCCAAATCACTTTCACTCCGGCGGAAATTTGAGTTGCACCATGGCGGCACACAACCAGGCAGAGATGGACCACCATCATCACCTGTACTCCCCTCCGCCTCCTTACTCCTCCTCCGGCTGCGGGGAGATGTACCAGGACCCCTCTGCGTTTCTGTCCACGTCTACCTGCTCCATCGCCTCTTACCCGCCACCCTCCTACTCTTCGCCCAAGCAGCCCGGCTGCGCAGAGGCGCCGGGGCTCTTCCCCATCATCCCCGACTACTCGGGCTTCTTCCAGCCTGCTTGCCAGCGGGACATGCACCCGGCGGGTATCCAAGATCGGAAACCGTTCGGTCCATGTCCGCTCGATACATTCCGCGTGCCCCCACCCCTGACCCCGCTGAACACTATCAGGAACTTTACGCTCGGTCCGGGCGGCGGTGGCTCCGAGGGGGGGCCGCCGAGGCTCCCATCTGCCTACAGTCCTCAGAACCTGCCCCTGAGGCCGATCCTGCGGCCCAGAAAGTACCCGAACAGACCGAGCAAGACGCCCATCCACGAGCGGCCGTACCCGTGTCCGGCAGACGGCTGCGACCGGCGGTTCTCTCGCTCCGACGAACTGACCAGACACATCCGCATCCACACCGGACACAAGCCGTTCCAGTGCCGCATCTGCATGCGCAACTTCAGTCGCAGCGACCACCTCACCACTCACATCCGCACGCACACGGGAGAGAAGCCGTTCGCCTGCGACTTCTGCGGCCGCAAATTCGCCCGGAGCGACGAGAGGAAGAGGCACACTAAAATCCACCTGaggcagaaggagaggaagtCCTCCACcgtctcctcctcgtcctcctcctcgtccagcAGCACCGGGGTGGAGCGGACGTCCGGCGCCATCAGTGCATCTAGCGGGATGTGTTCCTAGTTTCCCACTGGAAGACTTTGTTATCACCATGGCAGCGTGACGCACACTAACctctcaaaagaaaaacaactattaaATAATGATTCTGAAACTGTTGTGAGATAGCAGCCTCAACACCAGGATGGGAATGAGCGAGAACTTCTGTGCGGTCGTGCGCAATTACGCACATCCACCCCGTCCCCGATCCAGAACCGACAGAGAGACTGACACGATTGCACTTTGCCTATACAGTCtactgaaaacaaaagttaattCATAAGAAATAACAAGGGTGGTTGTAATATAGAGGGGGTTGTTTAAATATATCGCCAAACACATATCGAGCGCGCAACAGGCTGCAcgtttaaatgtgaaataactgCAATAACTATTTGAAGCAAGAGAACTGTTCTAAGTTATTGAATTGACAAAGTGTTCG includes these proteins:
- the egr2b gene encoding early growth response protein 2b, whose protein sequence is MTAKTLEKVPVNLGGFVHPDSVYSVDDIGSSLATSVAIFPNSDLGAHYDQINVADGLMGADMSVEKRSLELSPYSGFSQPASHRNQTFTYMGKFSIDSQYPSNWNPEGVINIVSGIFNVAQPPPPPPPSSSASSSPASSGSPNHFHSGGNLSCTMAAHNQAEMDHHHHLYSPPPPYSSSGCGEMYQDPSAFLSTSTCSIASYPPPSYSSPKQPGCAEAPGLFPIIPDYSGFFQPACQRDMHPAGIQDRKPFGPCPLDTFRVPPPLTPLNTIRNFTLGPGGGGSEGGPPRLPSAYSPQNLPLRPILRPRKYPNRPSKTPIHERPYPCPADGCDRRFSRSDELTRHIRIHTGHKPFQCRICMRNFSRSDHLTTHIRTHTGEKPFACDFCGRKFARSDERKRHTKIHLRQKERKSSTVSSSSSSSSSSTGVERTSGAISASSGMCS